GTCTAATAATCGTTTGGATTCTGCTTTAAACTGTTTTGTTTCCATTAAGACCTCTCCTTTATTTTTGCGTTTTCACAGCAACATCTATTTTTAGCACTCTGAAACATAGAGTGCTAACCCAATATTTAAATATCATATTTAATTCATTTCTGTCAATAATTTGACTAGTTTAATTTCTTTAACCATTTTCTTTGTTGCAGACTGCATACTATGTAAAACAGCAGAGAAACACCAGTTACACAAAATGACCCTTTCCACGTCAAAGGATTATCAATATAAAATCCTGTAAAGCTGCCAGCAACTCCAAGCATACCTAGATATGCTAACTGTTTCTTTTGATTTTCATAGATTTGAAATTGGAATTCCTTTTTTTTCTCTGTTTCCTTTAATGCAAGAAGTTTGTGTGGAATTTCAATCATTTCATTAATGGAGTGAAACACTCGGAAAATAGGCTGTGACTGAATCCATTTTACGATTAGTTTCCATTTGTTTTGGTTCCCTTGATTCAGCCACTCCATAAATCCAGGTTTGGCAATTTTCAAGAACTCTTGATTCGGGTTTATCGTATGTAGCATCCCTTCTATCGTTACAAATGAACGTCCTAAAAAAATAAACCTAGTTGGAACTTGAATAGGAAGTGATTTTACCATATCGTTAAGATCCTTTTTTACTTGAAAAAGATCCATTTCTTTCAACTGATTTAAATCAATTGACAATGCTTCCTTTAAAACAGGTTCAATTGTTTTGAGATTCGTATCTGGAAGTAAGAACCCTAAATCAGATAATACTTTTACAGCCATTGAATAGTTCTTTGCTAATATGGCCTGTAGAAGTTCTTGAAAATTCGCCGCATCTTTTTTCGAAATTTCGCCTACCATCCCAAAATCAAGAAGTACTATCGTCCCATCTGATTTTACTAGTACGTTCCCTGCATGTGGGTCTGCATGAAATGTTCCGGCTTCTAACCACTGAGGAATAAAAATCCGAAATAATCGTTGTGATAATTCTTCTCTATCAATCGTGTAACGGTCTAAAAACTCCTCATCTGTGATTCTTGTACCTTCAACCCAATCCATTACTAAAACCTGTGAGGTGCATAGCCGAGAATATACTTTTGGGATTATCAAATTGGGAATTGATTGAAACCGTTGTCTAAAATGGTTAACCGATTCCATCTCTTTCGTAAAATCAACTTCTCTTTCAATGACTGTCTTTAACTCTTGGAATAACATTTTAAAGTTAATGAACCCCTTTGGAACAGGTGCAAAATGGTGGGCAAACCAAATAATAATAGAAAGTGAGCGAAAATCAGATCGAATGATAGACCTAATTATCGGCCGCTGCACCTTTACTGCAACATCAGTACCATCTATAAGTTTCCCTCGATACACTTCCCCTATGGATGCGGATGCTATGGCAGCTGTATCAATTGATAGCAGCTTTTCTTCAATCGGCCCCTCCCACTCCCTTTCCAAGACTAGCTTTATCTCTTTCCATGGAGAAGCCGGTACATTATCCACTAAATCTTGAATTTGTTCGACAAATTTTCCGGGAAGTAGATCTGCACGTATGCTTAGAAATTGACCTACTTTGATTAATAGGCCCTCTAACTCAAACAATGTTTGTCGGAACTCTTGACCGATCCTGCCCCATAACTTTTCTC
The window above is part of the Bacillus sp. SORGH_AS_0510 genome. Proteins encoded here:
- a CDS encoding AarF/ABC1/UbiB kinase family protein, which gives rise to MNKNKNKNWYRMWRILCFALSVLIRFYWFRLLRKPLSEREKLWGRIGQEFRQTLFELEGLLIKVGQFLSIRADLLPGKFVEQIQDLVDNVPASPWKEIKLVLEREWEGPIEEKLLSIDTAAIASASIGEVYRGKLIDGTDVAVKVQRPIIRSIIRSDFRSLSIIIWFAHHFAPVPKGFINFKMLFQELKTVIEREVDFTKEMESVNHFRQRFQSIPNLIIPKVYSRLCTSQVLVMDWVEGTRITDEEFLDRYTIDREELSQRLFRIFIPQWLEAGTFHADPHAGNVLVKSDGTIVLLDFGMVGEISKKDAANFQELLQAILAKNYSMAVKVLSDLGFLLPDTNLKTIEPVLKEALSIDLNQLKEMDLFQVKKDLNDMVKSLPIQVPTRFIFLGRSFVTIEGMLHTINPNQEFLKIAKPGFMEWLNQGNQNKWKLIVKWIQSQPIFRVFHSINEMIEIPHKLLALKETEKKKEFQFQIYENQKKQLAYLGMLGVAGSFTGFYIDNPLTWKGSFCVTGVSLLFYIVCSLQQRKWLKKLN